Proteins found in one Abyssibius alkaniclasticus genomic segment:
- a CDS encoding phosphoribosyl-ATP diphosphatase encodes MPGILRRLAKTIDKRKADKSSQSYAAKLFARGPEKCAEKFGEEAVEAIIAAARGDKKNLTEEAADVLFHLLVMLSACDVEWDDVLRELERREGTSGIVEKESRGK; translated from the coding sequence ATGCCCGGAATTTTGCGCCGCCTGGCCAAGACGATTGACAAACGCAAGGCCGACAAGTCGAGCCAGAGCTATGCCGCCAAGCTGTTCGCGCGCGGCCCCGAAAAATGCGCCGAGAAGTTTGGCGAAGAGGCGGTCGAGGCGATTATTGCCGCCGCCAGGGGCGACAAGAAAAACCTGACGGAAGAAGCCGCCGATGTGCTGTTCCACCTTCTGGTGATGCTGTCGGCCTGTGATGTGGAGTGGGATGACGTGCTGCGCGAGCTTGAGCGCCGCGAAGGCACATCCGGCATTGTTGAAAAAGAAAGCCGCGGGAAATAG
- a CDS encoding DUF6280 family protein, which produces MFDDVDSAAFTSEQGNRAQRLFAAVVLAALDDAIADDKKYGNGPEVIARWARSRDGREVLMCAGIEPNERSVGGMMDFVRRGVRTSVALSREESERQHQAQLAAA; this is translated from the coding sequence ATGTTCGACGATGTAGATAGCGCCGCTTTCACAAGCGAGCAGGGCAACCGTGCCCAGCGGCTTTTTGCTGCCGTCGTGTTGGCCGCTTTGGATGACGCGATTGCTGATGACAAGAAATACGGCAACGGCCCCGAAGTGATTGCCCGTTGGGCGCGTTCGCGCGATGGCCGCGAGGTGCTGATGTGCGCCGGGATCGAGCCGAACGAGCGTTCGGTCGGCGGCATGATGGATTTCGTTCGCCGTGGTGTGCGCACCTCGGTTGCGCTGTCGCGCGAAGAAAGCGAACGCCAGCATCAGGCCCAGCTCGCCGCTGCTTAA
- a CDS encoding mannose-1-phosphate guanylyltransferase/mannose-6-phosphate isomerase encodes MAQLADITPVILCGGGGTRLWPASRADHPKQFNRFAGQASLLQHTLLRAQALGLGRPMLLTAHDFRFVVAEQAAELGVEVDLVVEPCPRDTAPAIAAAALLCRAQGKGAMLVMPSDHKMDAAAFMPALKAGLEAAQIGRLVTFGVQPDRAETGYGYIEPAENAAPNTPGPVARFIEKPDAARAKALLAEGRSLWNAGIFLCAPEAMLAAFSTHAPDVLAAAQAALDNAARDLDFLRLGAGFGEVRAISIDYAVMERAANVDVVPIAAGWSDLGDWKAIWEDAARDEHGVATLGGAVALDCADTLLSSEPGGTTLVGLGLRNIVAVATNDAVLVADMAKAQAVKSVVALLKSHNNATATAFKRHFRPWGWFEQRAQGTRFQVKTIFVRPGGKLSLQSHKQRSEHWVVVEGLARVTVGEATRDVKANQSLFVPLGAKHRLENTTDAPLILIEVQVGDYLGEDDIIRYDDVYARD; translated from the coding sequence ATGGCGCAACTGGCTGACATAACCCCGGTCATTTTATGCGGCGGCGGTGGCACGCGGCTTTGGCCGGCCAGCCGCGCCGACCACCCCAAGCAATTCAACCGGTTTGCGGGCCAAGCGAGCCTGCTGCAACACACGCTTTTGCGCGCGCAGGCGCTGGGGCTTGGCAGGCCCATGCTGCTGACCGCGCATGACTTTCGCTTTGTCGTCGCCGAGCAGGCCGCTGAACTGGGCGTTGAGGTTGACCTGGTTGTCGAGCCCTGCCCGCGCGATACCGCCCCGGCGATTGCCGCTGCCGCCTTGCTGTGCCGCGCACAGGGCAAGGGTGCGATGCTGGTCATGCCGTCCGATCATAAAATGGATGCTGCGGCGTTCATGCCGGCGCTGAAGGCAGGGCTTGAGGCTGCGCAAATCGGCAGGCTTGTTACCTTCGGGGTGCAGCCTGACCGGGCTGAAACCGGCTATGGCTATATCGAACCCGCAGAGAATGCGGCGCCCAACACCCCCGGCCCCGTGGCGCGTTTCATCGAAAAACCCGATGCGGCGCGCGCCAAAGCCCTGCTGGCCGAGGGGCGCAGCCTGTGGAATGCGGGCATTTTCCTGTGCGCGCCCGAAGCGATGCTGGCGGCCTTTTCCACCCATGCGCCAGATGTTCTGGCTGCTGCGCAAGCCGCGCTGGACAACGCCGCCCGCGACCTCGACTTTCTGCGCCTTGGTGCGGGCTTTGGCGAGGTGCGCGCCATTTCAATTGACTATGCCGTGATGGAGCGCGCCGCAAATGTGGATGTCGTGCCGATCGCGGCAGGCTGGAGCGACCTTGGCGACTGGAAGGCGATCTGGGAGGATGCTGCGCGTGATGAACACGGCGTGGCCACGCTGGGCGGCGCGGTGGCGCTGGACTGTGCTGATACGTTGCTGAGCAGCGAGCCGGGCGGCACAACGCTTGTCGGGCTGGGCTTGCGCAATATCGTGGCCGTCGCCACGAATGATGCCGTGCTGGTGGCCGATATGGCCAAGGCGCAGGCGGTCAAATCGGTCGTGGCGCTGCTGAAATCGCACAACAACGCCACGGCAACCGCCTTCAAGCGCCATTTCCGCCCCTGGGGCTGGTTCGAGCAACGGGCGCAAGGCACCCGGTTTCAGGTGAAAACCATTTTCGTGCGCCCCGGCGGCAAGCTGAGCCTGCAAAGCCACAAGCAACGCTCGGAACATTGGGTGGTGGTTGAGGGGCTGGCCCGCGTGACCGTGGGCGAGGCGACGCGCGATGTGAAGGCCAACCAGTCGCTTTTCGTGCCGCTTGGCGCCAAGCACCGGCTGGAAAACACCACTGATGCGCCGCTGATCCTGATCGAAGTGCAGGTGGGCGACTATCTGGGCGAAGATGACATCATCCGCTATGATGATGTTTATGCGCGCGACTGA
- a CDS encoding NAD(P)/FAD-dependent oxidoreductase yields MTKALIVGAGINGLCTAWALLRAGWQVQIVEDGPIPNPLSASWDYHRIIRPHYAAFPGYGARIGAAHAAWEALFADIGSAPYVETGAISISHQQGDPADISARSLAETGVAHEVLAPEDLEKRFPMIESSTARFALLSGGGALLADQIITGLLRWLVARGAVLVPQCRVLAVDTARGAISTTQGAMQADQLIVAAGIGLPALFPDMAAFTPRRSLVVYADPPPHWQAAWASGPCWTGIGGDDDCWGIPPIGDIPMKLGLGRLSHVANPQFDRPTSAADTAEILAGYIGIFKDAEAFRPRFTLANFYLMAPDERFLLQRRGETLVLTADSGHGFKFGALTGLDVAAALAGDEAAIMQRLAGY; encoded by the coding sequence ATGACCAAGGCGCTGATTGTTGGGGCGGGTATTAACGGGCTATGCACCGCCTGGGCGCTGCTGCGCGCCGGGTGGCAGGTGCAGATCGTCGAGGATGGCCCCATTCCCAACCCGCTTTCGGCAAGCTGGGATTATCACCGCATCATCCGCCCGCATTACGCGGCGTTTCCGGGCTATGGCGCGCGCATCGGTGCGGCCCATGCGGCCTGGGAGGCACTTTTTGCCGATATCGGCAGCGCGCCCTATGTGGAAACGGGCGCGATTTCCATTTCGCATCAGCAAGGCGACCCGGCGGATATTTCCGCCAGATCGCTGGCCGAAACCGGTGTCGCGCATGAGGTTCTGGCCCCCGAGGATCTGGAAAAACGCTTCCCGATGATCGAATCATCGACCGCGCGCTTTGCGCTGCTGTCAGGCGGTGGCGCGCTGCTGGCCGATCAGATCATCACCGGGTTGCTGCGCTGGCTGGTGGCCCGGGGTGCCGTGCTTGTGCCGCAGTGCCGCGTGCTGGCGGTTGATACGGCGCGGGGCGCGATCTCCACCACTCAGGGCGCCATGCAGGCCGACCAGTTGATCGTGGCGGCCGGCATTGGCCTGCCCGCTCTGTTCCCCGATATGGCCGCCTTCACCCCGCGCCGCAGCCTTGTGGTTTATGCCGACCCGCCGCCGCATTGGCAGGCGGCCTGGGCCAGCGGCCCGTGCTGGACAGGTATTGGCGGCGATGATGATTGCTGGGGCATTCCACCCATCGGCGATATTCCCATGAAGCTGGGGCTTGGCCGCCTGTCGCACGTGGCCAACCCGCAGTTTGACCGCCCCACCAGTGCCGCAGATACCGCCGAAATTCTTGCAGGCTATATCGGCATTTTCAAGGATGCCGAAGCCTTCCGCCCACGTTTCACGCTTGCCAATTTCTACCTGATGGCGCCCGATGAGCGGTTTTTGCTGCAACGGCGCGGTGAAACCCTGGTGTTGACGGCCGATAGCGGCCACGGGTTCAAGTTCGGCGCGCTGACCGGGCTGGATGTGGCCGCAGCCCTTGCGGGCGACGAGGCGGCCATCATGCAGCGGCTGGCAGGCTATTGA
- a CDS encoding SRPBCC family protein, which translates to MHLEHRRSIATPQEFAFNAASDFARFEREGAGGAKFTRINGTGVELGSEWRVEADFRGRMRRFNVRLTGYDPHERIEFSTGSSKFDVRVTYAFTATGAAQCEMEMSIDTAARSLAGRLIFQTLQLARARFERYLAEAAARMATQMEAEYKP; encoded by the coding sequence ATGCATCTAGAACACCGCCGCAGCATCGCCACCCCCCAGGAATTTGCCTTCAACGCCGCCAGCGATTTCGCCCGGTTTGAACGCGAAGGCGCGGGCGGCGCCAAATTCACCCGCATCAATGGCACAGGCGTGGAGTTGGGCAGCGAATGGCGGGTAGAGGCTGATTTTCGGGGCCGGATGCGGCGTTTCAATGTCCGGCTGACAGGCTATGATCCGCATGAGCGGATCGAGTTCAGCACGGGCTCCAGCAAGTTTGACGTGCGCGTGACCTATGCTTTCACCGCCACCGGCGCTGCGCAATGCGAGATGGAGATGAGCATTGACACCGCCGCGCGCTCGCTGGCGGGGCGGCTGATTTTTCAAACGCTGCAACTGGCGCGCGCGCGGTTCGAGCGATACCTGGCCGAGGCGGCGGCGCGCATGGCCACGCAGATGGAAGCCGAATACAAGCCCTGA
- a CDS encoding protein phosphatase has product MTFAIAELAAPKGGRLGICPLPGRFGAALDDMAVLRAWRPDIVVSMTELAEMERHNMADMGGLLAQHGVAWAHFPVRDFGTPAFGAAWDGLSARLHDVLDGGGRVLAHCYGGQGRSGMVLLRLMVERAMQADTALAALRNIRPGAVETDAQFLWASCISSSES; this is encoded by the coding sequence ATGACATTTGCAATTGCAGAGCTGGCAGCGCCAAAGGGCGGCAGATTGGGCATTTGCCCCCTGCCCGGCCGCTTTGGCGCGGCACTGGATGACATGGCCGTGCTGCGCGCGTGGCGGCCGGACATTGTTGTATCGATGACAGAATTGGCGGAAATGGAGCGCCATAATATGGCCGATATGGGCGGTCTTTTGGCGCAGCACGGGGTTGCATGGGCGCATTTCCCCGTGCGCGACTTTGGCACGCCTGCTTTCGGGGCGGCATGGGACGGGCTTTCGGCACGGCTGCATGACGTGCTGGATGGCGGCGGGCGTGTTTTAGCACATTGCTACGGCGGGCAGGGCCGGTCGGGCATGGTGCTGCTGCGGCTGATGGTCGAACGCGCGATGCAGGCCGATACGGCGCTTGCAGCCTTGCGCAACATACGCCCGGGCGCTGTGGAAACCGATGCGCAATTCCTGTGGGCAAGTTGCATTTCATCAAGTGAAAGTTAA
- the rsgA gene encoding ribosome small subunit-dependent GTPase A, which translates to MTYSTLADLGWSAHFARQLDDDSTGTPARLCEIHRDRVEALSPAGPLTLRSPDSTGAYAVGDWVLARDGLVLSRLERLTTVSRRAAGEAAQRQLIAANVDTLGIVTSCNDDFNVARLERYLALAAMGGSLPLIILTKADLTDEPDDFRRQAEALSPMVSAIALNAHDAAAVDQLTPWCKSGQTLALVGSSGVGKTTLQNALTGIIDATQDIRSDDAKGRHTTTARALRPTLAGGWLIDTPGMRELRLTDAAEGIDAVFDDIVSLITQCKFNDCAHETEPGCAVQAAIAAGALDAGRLKRWRKLKNEDRYSTESVHDARERYRKLGKMYKAHKKPR; encoded by the coding sequence TTGACATATTCCACACTTGCCGATCTTGGATGGTCGGCCCATTTCGCGCGCCAGCTTGACGATGACAGCACGGGCACGCCCGCACGCCTGTGCGAAATTCACCGCGACCGGGTCGAGGCGCTGTCGCCCGCCGGCCCGCTTACCTTGCGCAGCCCAGACTCGACCGGCGCCTATGCTGTGGGCGATTGGGTTCTGGCCAGGGATGGCCTTGTTCTGTCGCGTCTGGAGCGGCTAACAACCGTCTCGCGCCGCGCGGCGGGCGAGGCAGCGCAGCGGCAGCTAATTGCCGCCAATGTCGACACGCTTGGCATTGTCACAAGCTGCAACGACGATTTCAATGTCGCGCGGCTGGAACGCTACCTTGCGCTTGCCGCGATGGGCGGCAGCCTGCCGCTGATCATTCTGACCAAGGCCGATCTGACCGATGAGCCCGACGATTTTCGCCGTCAGGCCGAGGCGCTGTCGCCGATGGTCAGTGCCATCGCGCTCAATGCGCATGATGCGGCGGCGGTCGACCAGCTTACCCCCTGGTGCAAATCGGGGCAGACGCTGGCGCTTGTCGGCTCCTCCGGCGTTGGTAAAACCACGCTGCAAAACGCGCTGACGGGCATTATTGATGCCACGCAAGACATTCGCAGCGATGATGCCAAGGGCCGCCACACCACCACCGCCCGCGCGCTGCGCCCCACTTTGGCCGGCGGCTGGCTGATCGACACGCCCGGAATGCGCGAGCTGCGCCTGACCGATGCGGCCGAGGGCATTGATGCGGTGTTTGACGATATAGTCTCGCTGATCACCCAGTGCAAATTCAACGATTGCGCCCATGAAACCGAACCGGGCTGTGCCGTGCAAGCCGCCATTGCCGCAGGCGCGCTGGATGCCGGGCGGCTGAAACGCTGGCGCAAACTGAAGAACGAAGACCGCTACAGCACGGAATCGGTTCACGACGCGCGCGAGCGATATCGCAAGCTCGGCAAAATGTATAAGGCGCATAAAAAGCCGCGTTAA
- the nudC gene encoding NAD(+) diphosphatase, which translates to MGKNGENITFAGGRLDRAQHLRASADALAQQPDARTMLLWRGKPLVEGAQAPRLCWLPTDHAFVGHATGAPVFLGLIDGAPRFAHDVSNWEGPTDGEAPAGFLDRSAQTHPDLPQGSHFTDLRNAITALSGDDAGDAATAKAILGWHETHRFCARCGAPSQSAAGGWQRNCPACSASHFPRTDPVVIMLVVHGNDVLLGRSPHWPEKMYSLLAGFVEPGESLESAVRREVAEETAITCNAVRYLACQPWPFPSSLMLGCYAEAAGRDITIDPNELAAAFWVSRERLALALAGQDDEIMPARKGAIAHTLLQAWAQGALDDLTQD; encoded by the coding sequence ATGGGCAAGAACGGCGAGAACATCACATTTGCAGGCGGGCGGCTGGACCGTGCGCAGCATTTGCGCGCCAGCGCGGATGCGCTTGCGCAGCAACCCGATGCACGCACCATGCTGCTATGGCGCGGCAAGCCGCTTGTGGAGGGCGCGCAGGCACCGCGCCTGTGCTGGCTGCCAACCGACCACGCCTTTGTTGGCCACGCGACTGGCGCCCCGGTGTTTCTGGGGCTGATCGACGGCGCGCCGCGTTTTGCGCATGATGTCTCAAACTGGGAAGGGCCGACAGACGGCGAAGCGCCGGCGGGCTTTCTGGACAGGAGCGCGCAAACCCACCCCGACCTGCCGCAAGGCAGCCACTTTACCGACTTGCGCAACGCAATTACCGCGCTTTCGGGCGATGATGCGGGCGATGCCGCCACCGCCAAGGCGATTTTGGGCTGGCATGAAACCCACCGTTTCTGCGCCAGATGCGGCGCGCCAAGCCAAAGCGCCGCAGGGGGCTGGCAACGCAATTGTCCGGCCTGCTCCGCGTCTCATTTTCCGCGCACCGACCCGGTTGTCATCATGCTTGTGGTGCATGGCAATGATGTGCTGCTGGGCCGCTCGCCGCATTGGCCCGAAAAGATGTATTCGCTGCTGGCAGGTTTTGTTGAACCGGGCGAAAGCCTGGAAAGCGCCGTGCGCCGCGAAGTGGCCGAAGAAACCGCCATTACCTGCAATGCGGTGCGCTATCTGGCCTGCCAGCCCTGGCCCTTTCCAAGCTCGCTGATGCTTGGCTGCTATGCCGAGGCGGCAGGGCGCGACATTACCATTGACCCAAACGAGCTTGCAGCGGCATTCTGGGTCAGCCGCGAACGCCTTGCGCTGGCTTTGGCCGGCCAGGATGATGAAATTATGCCCGCCCGTAAAGGCGCCATAGCCCATACGCTGTTGCAGGCCTGGGCACAGGGCGCGCTTGATGATTTGACCCAGGACTGA
- a CDS encoding YbaB/EbfC family nucleoid-associated protein gives MLKGLGQIGDMAKMMKQAQKLQSQMAEVQESLDTIRVEGRSGAGLVTATATAKGELIGLEIDPSIFNPDEKEVVEDLILAAIKDAQSKAGEAAQAAMAKVTEGLDLPPGMKLPF, from the coding sequence ATGCTGAAAGGTTTGGGCCAGATCGGCGATATGGCCAAGATGATGAAACAGGCGCAAAAACTGCAAAGCCAGATGGCCGAGGTGCAGGAAAGCCTTGATACGATCAGGGTCGAGGGGCGTTCGGGCGCCGGGCTTGTCACCGCCACAGCCACCGCCAAGGGCGAGCTGATCGGGCTGGAGATCGACCCGTCCATCTTCAACCCCGACGAAAAGGAAGTGGTTGAAGACCTGATTCTGGCCGCCATCAAAGATGCGCAATCCAAAGCCGGCGAGGCGGCACAGGCCGCGATGGCCAAAGTCACCGAAGGGTTGGACCTGCCGCCCGGCATGAAACTGCCCTTCTGA
- a CDS encoding DNA polymerase III subunit gamma/tau, with protein MTDTTPSYRVLARKYRPETFADVIGQDALVRTLKNAFEADRIAHAFIMTGIRGTGKTTTARIIAKGLNCIGPDGTGKPTISPCGQCEPCLAIAEGRHVDVIEMDAASNTGVQNIRDAIIEGVAYRAASARYKVFIIDEVHMLSTSAFNALLKTLEEPPAHVKFIFATTEIRKVPVTVLSRCQRFDLRRIEPEDMLALLRKIAKAEGAEIAEDALALITRAAEGSARDATSLLDQAISHGAGETTVAQVRAMLGLADRGRVLDLFDLIVKGDAAGALGELAGQYADGADPMAVLRDLAEITHWVSVLKITPEAINDPTIGADERDRGQTMSAALHMRVLTRMWQMLLKALEEVASAPNAMMAAEMAIIRMTHVADLPSPEELVRRLADAPPPPSPPSGGGAGGGGGGGGGGGGGAAPRGAFNGANLSIVADMAEAPDPLARYAQFEDVITLIRTRRDMQLLVEVETHLRLVRYAPGRIEFAQGNDARADLAQRLSQRLQSWTGARWGVSVVAESGVDAAPTIAEIRAQTRADLTAKIMEHPLVAAALAAFPGAEMRPPSIDTPLEDLAEAEDMGAENWDPFEED; from the coding sequence ATGACCGACACCACCCCAAGTTACCGCGTGCTTGCGCGCAAATACCGCCCCGAAACCTTTGCCGATGTGATCGGGCAGGATGCGCTGGTGCGCACGCTGAAGAACGCGTTCGAGGCCGACCGGATTGCCCATGCCTTCATCATGACCGGCATTCGCGGCACCGGCAAAACCACCACGGCACGGATCATTGCAAAGGGGCTGAACTGCATCGGCCCCGATGGCACCGGCAAGCCCACAATCTCGCCCTGCGGGCAATGCGAGCCCTGCCTTGCCATTGCCGAAGGTCGCCATGTCGATGTGATCGAGATGGACGCCGCCTCCAACACCGGCGTTCAGAATATCCGCGATGCGATTATCGAGGGCGTGGCCTATCGCGCCGCCTCGGCCCGCTACAAGGTGTTCATCATCGACGAGGTGCATATGCTGTCGACCTCGGCCTTCAATGCGTTGTTGAAAACGCTGGAAGAGCCGCCCGCGCATGTGAAATTTATCTTCGCCACAACCGAAATCCGCAAAGTGCCGGTGACGGTGCTTTCCCGCTGCCAGCGGTTCGATCTGCGCCGCATCGAGCCCGAAGACATGCTCGCCCTGCTGCGCAAGATCGCCAAGGCCGAAGGCGCTGAAATTGCCGAAGACGCGCTGGCGCTGATCACCCGTGCTGCTGAAGGTTCGGCGCGCGATGCAACTTCGCTGCTCGATCAGGCCATCAGCCACGGGGCGGGGGAAACCACGGTGGCGCAGGTGCGCGCCATGCTTGGCCTTGCCGATCGTGGCCGCGTGCTGGACCTGTTCGACCTGATCGTGAAGGGCGATGCGGCGGGTGCCCTGGGCGAGCTTGCCGGCCAATATGCCGATGGCGCCGACCCGATGGCCGTTTTGCGCGATCTGGCCGAAATCACCCATTGGGTTTCGGTCCTCAAAATCACACCCGAGGCGATAAACGACCCGACGATAGGTGCGGATGAGCGGGACCGTGGCCAGACCATGTCGGCTGCTTTGCATATGCGCGTGCTGACCCGCATGTGGCAAATGCTGCTCAAGGCGCTGGAGGAGGTGGCCAGCGCGCCCAATGCGATGATGGCCGCTGAAATGGCCATTATCCGCATGACCCATGTCGCCGATCTGCCCAGCCCCGAGGAACTTGTGCGCCGTCTGGCCGATGCGCCACCGCCCCCAAGCCCGCCATCCGGTGGTGGCGCCGGTGGCGGTGGCGGTGGTGGCGGCGGTGGTGGGGGTGGCGCTGCGCCGCGCGGGGCGTTCAACGGCGCGAATCTGTCCATCGTTGCCGATATGGCCGAGGCACCCGACCCGCTGGCGCGCTATGCGCAGTTTGAAGATGTCATCACCCTCATCCGCACGCGGCGGGACATGCAACTGCTGGTCGAGGTTGAAACCCATTTGCGGCTGGTGCGCTATGCGCCGGGGCGGATTGAATTTGCACAGGGCAATGATGCCCGCGCCGACCTTGCCCAACGGCTTTCCCAGCGGCTGCAAAGCTGGACCGGGGCGCGCTGGGGCGTTTCGGTTGTGGCTGAAAGCGGCGTCGATGCGGCGCCCACAATCGCCGAGATCCGCGCGCAAACCCGGGCCGACCTGACAGCGAAGATCATGGAACATCCGCTTGTGGCCGCGGCCCTGGCCGCTTTTCCCGGTGCCGAGATGCGCCCGCCGTCGATTGACACTCCGCTTGAAGATTTGGCCGAGGCCGAGGATATGGGTGCAGAGAACTGGGACCCGTTCGAAGAAGACTAA
- a CDS encoding Hint domain-containing protein, which produces MTFTVKYEGSANWANGNKPIDPDASSRIAIIRITSGPDTGKLYTLVLGPPTNEANGMFKNGNHRVGPNEDGVFCFAEGTMIATPAGEVPVESLEIGDSVATLDSGAQEIRWIGTTSVGAIGPNRPICIAANAFGPGKPHSALTVSPAHRMLIDSATANLLFDSPQLLVHAKDLVNDRTIRPAYSMQFVRYFHIMFDKHELIWANGALSESFHPSQAADNPATRQSYAELQRLFPARFAAERTEPSVRPTLTSIEARILAC; this is translated from the coding sequence GTGACATTTACCGTTAAATACGAAGGGTCTGCGAATTGGGCCAACGGGAACAAGCCGATTGACCCGGACGCATCGTCGCGAATCGCCATCATCAGAATCACGTCCGGCCCCGACACCGGCAAACTTTACACACTGGTGCTTGGCCCGCCCACAAACGAAGCCAACGGCATGTTCAAGAATGGCAACCACCGCGTGGGGCCAAATGAAGATGGCGTTTTCTGTTTTGCCGAAGGCACGATGATTGCCACGCCCGCTGGCGAAGTTCCGGTCGAATCGCTTGAAATTGGCGACAGCGTGGCCACGCTTGACAGTGGCGCGCAGGAAATTCGCTGGATCGGCACAACAAGTGTTGGCGCAATCGGCCCCAACCGCCCGATTTGCATTGCGGCGAATGCCTTTGGGCCGGGCAAGCCGCATAGCGCGCTTACTGTTTCACCCGCGCATCGGATGCTGATAGACAGCGCCACGGCCAACCTGCTGTTTGACAGCCCGCAACTGCTTGTTCACGCCAAAGACCTTGTCAATGACCGCACGATCAGGCCCGCATATTCCATGCAATTCGTGCGCTATTTCCACATTATGTTCGATAAGCACGAGCTGATTTGGGCGAACGGCGCGCTGAGCGAAAGCTTTCATCCGTCACAGGCGGCCGACAACCCGGCGACGCGCCAAAGCTATGCCGAGTTGCAGCGGCTCTTTCCCGCGCGGTTTGCAGCAGAGCGGACGGAGCCATCGGTCAGACCAACGCTGACATCGATCGAGGCGCGAATTCTGGCCTGTTAA
- the recR gene encoding recombination mediator RecR — translation MSGTRAVDTLIDLMARLPGLGPRSARRAVLAMIRSRGLLLDPLAQALAEVARDVRECVRCGNIATEDLCPICTDARRDARQLAVVQEVSDLWAMERTLAFKGRYFVLGGLLSALDGVTPERLRIPKLVRNCAEGVDEVILALSATIDGQTTAHYIAEQLAGQGITLTTLAQGVPVGGELDFLDDGTISAALRARKGLQ, via the coding sequence ATGTCGGGCACCCGCGCTGTTGATACGCTGATCGACCTGATGGCCCGCCTGCCGGGGCTTGGGCCACGCTCGGCCCGGCGCGCGGTTCTGGCAATGATTCGCAGCCGCGGCCTGCTGCTCGACCCGCTGGCGCAAGCCTTGGCCGAAGTGGCCCGCGATGTGCGCGAATGCGTGCGCTGCGGCAATATCGCCACCGAAGACCTGTGCCCGATCTGCACCGATGCCCGCCGCGATGCCCGCCAACTGGCCGTGGTGCAGGAAGTTTCCGACCTTTGGGCGATGGAGCGCACGCTGGCCTTCAAGGGGCGGTATTTCGTGCTTGGCGGCCTGCTTTCGGCGCTGGATGGGGTAACGCCCGAACGGTTGCGCATTCCCAAACTGGTGCGCAATTGCGCCGAAGGCGTGGATGAGGTTATCCTTGCGCTCAGCGCAACGATAGACGGGCAAACCACCGCGCATTACATTGCCGAACAGCTTGCGGGGCAGGGAATCACCCTCACCACCCTTGCACAGGGCGTTCCCGTGGGTGGCGAACTTGATTTTCTGGACGATGGCACGATCAGCGCGGCCTTGCGCGCCCGAAAAGGGCTGCAATAG
- the hisF gene encoding imidazole glycerol phosphate synthase subunit HisF, whose product MLKTRIIPCLDVKDGRVVKGVNFTGLVDAGDPVEAARAYDAAGADELCFLDIAATLENRGTMHDLARRTAEQCFMPLTIGGGVRSTADVRALLLAGADKVSFNSAAVARPEIIAEAANKFGNQCIVVAIDAKTVAPGKWEIFTHGGTRPTGIDAVEFALLMESKGAGEILLTSMDRDGTRAGFNLPLTRAIADAVRIPVIASGGVGTLDHLVEGVLEGHASAVLAASIFHFGTYSIAQAKAHMAAAGIAVRM is encoded by the coding sequence ATGCTCAAAACCCGCATCATCCCCTGCCTCGATGTGAAGGACGGCCGCGTTGTGAAGGGTGTGAACTTTACCGGGCTGGTCGATGCGGGCGACCCGGTTGAAGCCGCGCGCGCCTATGATGCGGCGGGCGCGGACGAGCTGTGTTTCCTCGACATTGCCGCCACGCTGGAAAACCGTGGCACCATGCACGACCTTGCCCGCCGCACGGCCGAGCAATGCTTCATGCCGCTGACCATTGGCGGCGGGGTGCGCAGCACGGCCGATGTGCGCGCGCTGTTGCTGGCGGGGGCGGACAAGGTTTCTTTCAACTCGGCCGCCGTGGCCAGGCCTGAAATTATTGCCGAGGCGGCCAATAAATTCGGCAACCAGTGCATTGTCGTGGCAATAGACGCCAAAACCGTTGCCCCCGGAAAGTGGGAAATTTTTACGCATGGCGGCACGCGGCCCACCGGCATTGATGCGGTGGAATTCGCGCTGCTGATGGAAAGCAAGGGCGCGGGTGAGATCCTCCTCACCTCGATGGACCGCGATGGCACGCGCGCAGGCTTCAACCTGCCGCTGACCCGCGCCATTGCCGACGCCGTGCGCATTCCGGTTATCGCCTCGGGCGGGGTGGGCACGCTTGACCATCTGGTCGAGGGTGTTTTGGAAGGCCATGCAAGTGCCGTGCTTGCCGCCTCGATTTTTCATTTTGGAACCTATAGCATTGCGCAGGCCAAGGCCCATATGGCGGCGGCTGGCATTGCGGTAAGGATGTAA